Proteins encoded by one window of uncultured Celeribacter sp.:
- a CDS encoding heme ABC transporter permease, translating to MAINWNAFWEWANPRKFMRWTDRALPLISVLAAVIFVGGLVWGFFFTPDDYRQGATVKIFYIHVPSAMMAINIWAMMLVASLIWIVRRHHVSALAAKSAAAIGMTMTLIALITGAVWGKPMWGTYWEWDPRLTSFLILLLFYIGYMALWEAIDNPDTAADLTSVLCLVGSVFAILSRYAVLFWNQGLHQGASLSLDAEENVADVYWYPALVAIAGFILLFVSLVLLRTRTEIRARRLHALEMRERVKDA from the coding sequence ATGGCCATCAACTGGAATGCCTTCTGGGAATGGGCAAATCCGCGCAAATTCATGCGCTGGACCGACCGGGCCTTGCCTTTGATTTCGGTGCTGGCGGCTGTGATTTTCGTAGGTGGGCTCGTTTGGGGCTTTTTCTTCACCCCCGATGACTATCGCCAGGGTGCGACGGTCAAGATTTTCTACATCCATGTGCCAAGCGCGATGATGGCGATCAACATCTGGGCGATGATGTTGGTGGCCTCACTCATTTGGATCGTGCGGCGGCACCATGTCTCGGCCTTGGCCGCGAAATCCGCCGCCGCGATTGGCATGACGATGACGCTTATTGCGCTCATCACCGGCGCCGTCTGGGGCAAGCCGATGTGGGGGACCTATTGGGAATGGGACCCGCGGCTGACCTCGTTCCTGATCCTTTTGCTGTTCTACATCGGCTATATGGCGCTTTGGGAGGCGATTGATAACCCGGATACGGCGGCCGATCTGACCTCTGTGCTCTGCCTTGTCGGGTCGGTCTTTGCTATCCTCTCACGCTATGCGGTTCTCTTTTGGAATCAAGGGCTTCACCAAGGCGCCTCCCTGTCTCTCGATGCCGAGGAAAACGTCGCCGACGTCTATTGGTATCCCGCGCTTGTGGCCATCGCTGGGTTCATTTTGCTGTTTGTCTCGCTGGTGCTCCTACGCACCCGGACGGAAATTCGCGCGCGCCGGTTGCACGCGCTTGAGATGCGCGAAAGGGTGAAAGATGCCTGA
- the ccmB gene encoding heme exporter protein CcmB, producing the protein MIRLLWRDITLAFRSGGGFGLGLGFFLILVTLVPFGVGPNGEMLSAIAPGILWVGALLACLLSLDRIFALDFEDGSLDLLATAPIPLEGVVAMKALAHWITTGLPLVIAAPALGFLLHLDSAAYRWLIVTLLIGSPALSFIGSFGAALTVGLKRGGLLMSLLVLPLYIPTLIFGAEVVRRGSGGFLVATPLAMQAGITLGAIALLPFAAAAAIRVALR; encoded by the coding sequence ATGATCCGGCTGTTGTGGCGCGACATCACTCTGGCGTTCCGCTCGGGCGGCGGTTTCGGGCTGGGCCTCGGGTTTTTCCTGATCCTTGTGACGCTGGTGCCCTTTGGCGTGGGCCCCAATGGCGAGATGCTGAGCGCAATTGCGCCGGGCATCCTTTGGGTCGGCGCTTTGCTGGCCTGTCTCTTGTCCTTGGACCGGATTTTCGCACTGGATTTCGAGGACGGCTCGCTCGATCTTTTGGCCACGGCACCGATCCCTCTGGAGGGTGTCGTCGCGATGAAGGCCTTAGCGCATTGGATCACCACCGGCCTGCCTCTGGTGATCGCGGCGCCTGCGCTTGGGTTCCTTTTGCATCTTGACAGCGCGGCCTATCGCTGGCTGATCGTCACGCTTTTGATCGGCTCGCCCGCGCTGTCCTTCATCGGCTCTTTCGGGGCGGCGCTGACCGTGGGGCTGAAACGTGGTGGGTTGCTGATGAGCCTTCTGGTTCTGCCGCTTTACATCCCGACGCTGATATTCGGCGCGGAAGTCGTGCGGCGTGGGTCAGGCGGATTTCTGGTCGCCACACCTTTGGCGATGCAAGCGGGGATCACTTTGGGCGCCATCGCCTTGCTGCCCTTTGCCGCAGCGGCGGCCATCCGGGTCGCTTTAAGGTGA
- the ccmD gene encoding heme exporter protein CcmD, whose amino-acid sequence MPDLGKYAGDVLMAYGATLLLLAGLIAGSLIRSAKVKRLLKAAEERKHHG is encoded by the coding sequence ATGCCTGATCTCGGAAAATACGCAGGCGATGTCTTGATGGCCTATGGGGCGACGCTTTTGCTTTTGGCCGGGTTGATCGCGGGGTCTCTGATCCGGTCGGCCAAGGTGAAACGTCTTTTGAAAGCGGCTGAGGAGCGCAAACATCATGGCTAA